The following proteins are co-located in the Sardina pilchardus chromosome 24, fSarPil1.1, whole genome shotgun sequence genome:
- the sdc3 gene encoding syndecan-3 has product MKLVCWMALALLHGHAASAQQRRLVDDEGSTDEFYDDEDLFSGSGSGFDPDMEVNPTRLDASFTTPEPLPLSTTQATGNAPSAPPAPEPSGTPSPSPATDRASGAEENFTEEEDTKRQEEEERAREQELQQERERKKMEREREREREREREKEREREKEREREQERERERAREREKERERVKEREREKEKERDREQERERERGRDAEREKEKQRERERTTISLWASSIPMVTTSPAPPPAPDMLAPSGGPEEFSTAEEEEEIFLTDEPRQPFPTIPWDRDTTTENLPTEEDTPSYNDTSTFPPVTTEPTAPTEEVDDDEEVEEEGEEEEEEETMPPLPATTESTTSIPTTFTTQTQAPDKEVNNEVALGPSDDFEIRDNNSRQDNDLGTDRSVPEQGAEADLSGNTVDTVGSSAAQLPQKNILERKEVLIAVIVGGVVGALFAAFLVMLLVYRMKKKDEGSYTLEEPKQATVTYHKPDKQEEFYA; this is encoded by the exons gcccAGCAACGTCGCCTGGTAGATGACGAGGGGTCAACGGACGAGTTCTATGACGACGAGGATCTCTTCTccggctccggctccggct TCGATCCCGACATGGAGGTGAACCCGACGAGGCTGGATGCGTCCTTTACCACTCCCgagcccctccctctctccaccacccAGGCAACAGGCAATGCCCCCTCTGCCCCTCCAGCACCTGAGCCCAGCGGcaccccatccccctcccctgCTACCGACAGAGCCAGTGGTGCAGAGGAAAATTTCACCGAGGAGGAGGACACAaagaggcaggaggaggaggagagggcgagGGAGCAGGAGctacagcaggagagagagaggaagaagatggagagggagagagagagggagagagagagggaaagggagaaagagcgagaaagggagaaggagagggagagagagcaggagagggaacgagagagggccagggagagagagaaggagagagaaagggttaaagagcgagagagggagaaggagaaagaaagggacagggagcaagagagggaaagagaaagggggagggacgcagagcgagagaaagagaagcagagggagagagaaaggacaacAATTTCCCTGTGGGCCTCCTCCATTCCTATGGTAACCACAAGTCCAGCTCCACCTCCTGCTCCTGATATGTTGGCCCCCTCTGGTGGCCCAGAGGAATTCAGCaccgccgaggaggaggaggagatttTCCTCACAGATGAGCCCAGGCAACCCTTCCCAACAATCCCCTGGGACAGGGACACCACGACAGAGAACCTTCCCACGGAGGAGGACACGCCCTCGTACAACGACACGAGCACGTTCCCACCAGTCACCACAGAGCCCACGGCCCCGACAGAGGAAGTGGACGACGatgaagaagtagaagaagaaggagaagaagaagaagaagaagaaaccaTGCCCCCTCTGCCAGCCACCACTGAAAGTACCACAAGCATCCCAACCACTTTCACAactcag ACACAGGCACCTGACAAAGAGGTGAATAATGAGGTGGCGCTGGGACCCAGTGACGACTTTGAGATTCGTGACAACAACAGTCGCCAGGACAACGACCTGGGAACTGACAGGAGCGTGCCGGAGCAAGGGGCCGAGGCTGACCTGTCGGGCAACACGGTGGACACGGTGGGAAGCTCGGCCGCTCAGCTCCCACAGAAAAACATCCTGGAGCGGAAAGAAGTCCTCATAG CGGTGATCGTGGGCGGTGTGGTGGGTGCTCTGTTCGCTGCCTTCCTCGTCATGCTTCTGGTTTACCGCATGAAGAAGAAGGATGAAGGGAGCTACACGCTGGAAGAGCCCAAACAAGCCACTGTCACCTACCACAAGCCTGACAAACAAGAGGAGTTCTACgcataa